The following coding sequences are from one Salinicoccus sp. Bachu38 window:
- the panB gene encoding 3-methyl-2-oxobutanoate hydroxymethyltransferase, whose product MKATSDWKRMKMEGERITMVTAYDYPSAKQSEAAGLDTLLVGDSLGMTVLGYDSTVQVTMDDMIHHAKAVRRGAPDTYVVVDMPFGSYHGNDDDSVGNVLKLYQQTGANAVKLEGVECVDVIRRSVAAGVPIVAHLGLTPQSVGVTGFRMQAGTQEAAMQLIEDTKAVEAAGACMVVLEAIPSDLAGKITRTLSIPTIGIGAGADVDGQVLVYHDLLQYGTDRLPKFVKPYADFNTAGVEGLRAYAEAVKAARFPDEDTTYKRKVFEE is encoded by the coding sequence ATGAAAGCTACAAGTGATTGGAAACGGATGAAAATGGAGGGGGAGCGGATCACGATGGTCACAGCCTACGACTATCCGAGTGCGAAGCAGAGTGAAGCGGCCGGACTGGACACCCTGCTCGTCGGCGACTCGCTCGGGATGACAGTCCTCGGCTACGACAGTACGGTGCAGGTGACGATGGATGATATGATCCATCATGCGAAGGCGGTCAGACGCGGAGCACCGGATACATACGTCGTTGTGGATATGCCATTCGGATCCTATCATGGAAATGATGACGACAGCGTCGGCAATGTCCTGAAACTCTATCAGCAGACAGGCGCCAATGCCGTCAAATTGGAGGGCGTGGAATGCGTCGATGTCATCCGCCGTTCCGTAGCCGCGGGTGTACCGATCGTCGCCCACCTCGGCCTTACGCCACAGTCGGTCGGTGTGACCGGCTTCAGGATGCAGGCCGGCACACAGGAAGCGGCGATGCAGCTGATCGAGGACACCAAGGCGGTCGAAGCGGCCGGTGCATGCATGGTGGTTCTCGAGGCCATCCCTTCCGACCTCGCCGGCAAAATCACCCGGACCCTCTCCATTCCGACGATCGGCATCGGTGCGGGGGCGGATGTGGACGGCCAGGTGCTCGTATACCATGATCTCCTGCAGTATGGAACCGACCGGCTGCCGAAATTCGTCAAACCGTATGCGGATTTCAATACGGCCGGAGTGGAGGGACTCAGGGCATACGCCGAAGCGGTCAAGGCCGCCCGCTTCCCGGATGAGGATACAACTTACAAGAGAAAGGTTTTTGAGGAATGA
- the panC gene encoding pantoate--beta-alanine ligase has product MMKTAGTIEEVRNILEEHRGDSIALVPTMGALHEGHMALVDTARRKGDIVAVSIFVNPLQFGPDEDLDSYPRNLERDLEICRAHGVDVVFHPSEDEMYPKAPELELRLRTMASILDGVRRPGHFEGVVTVVNKLFNIVRPDFAVFGEKDRQQLMIIQRMVEDFNHDIEVVGVSTERESDGLAKSSRNVNLSDTERAEAPAINQALEMGRGLIQEGVSDAGEVKERIEAHVTDHTSGTIDDLQIFTHPDLNPVQNIDGDVIIFIAVKFARTRLIDNMMVIKNDQNNDER; this is encoded by the coding sequence ATGATGAAGACAGCAGGTACAATAGAGGAAGTCCGCAATATACTGGAGGAACATCGCGGGGACAGCATCGCACTGGTGCCGACGATGGGCGCCCTCCACGAAGGGCATATGGCACTCGTCGATACAGCCAGAAGAAAAGGGGACATCGTCGCAGTCAGCATATTCGTCAACCCGCTGCAGTTCGGCCCGGATGAGGACCTCGACAGCTATCCGCGGAATCTCGAACGGGACCTTGAAATCTGCCGGGCGCACGGGGTGGATGTCGTCTTCCATCCGTCAGAGGATGAGATGTACCCGAAGGCACCGGAGCTTGAACTCCGCCTCCGGACGATGGCTTCCATTCTTGATGGGGTCAGAAGGCCGGGCCATTTCGAAGGTGTGGTGACGGTGGTGAACAAGCTGTTCAACATCGTCCGGCCGGATTTCGCCGTGTTCGGTGAAAAGGACCGCCAGCAGCTGATGATTATCCAGAGGATGGTGGAGGACTTCAATCATGATATCGAAGTCGTGGGGGTGTCGACCGAACGGGAATCCGACGGACTGGCCAAAAGCAGCAGGAATGTCAACCTGTCCGATACGGAACGCGCCGAGGCGCCGGCGATCAACCAGGCGCTTGAGATGGGCCGCGGACTGATACAGGAGGGCGTTTCCGATGCCGGAGAAGTCAAGGAGCGTATCGAAGCCCATGTCACGGACCATACTTCGGGCACAATAGACGACCTTCAGATATTCACACATCCCGATTTAAATCCTGTTCAAAACATTGATGGTGATGTTATAATATTCATTGCTGTTAAGTTCGCAAGAACACGGTTAATAGATAATATGATGGTGATAAAAAATGATCAGAACAATGATGAACGGTAA
- the panD gene encoding aspartate 1-decarboxylase, producing the protein MIRTMMNGKIHRAVVTEANLNYVGSITIDPVLLEAANILPNERVQIVNNNNGERLETYVIEGERGSREICLNGAAARKVQVGDVVIIISYVQLDDSELDGFEPNVVIVDQDNNIVDPEYIEKRQTEYTHQ; encoded by the coding sequence ATGATCAGAACAATGATGAACGGTAAAATACATCGGGCGGTCGTTACAGAGGCCAACCTGAACTATGTGGGCAGCATTACAATCGACCCGGTACTGCTTGAAGCGGCGAACATACTGCCGAATGAACGGGTGCAGATCGTCAATAACAACAATGGAGAACGCCTTGAGACATATGTCATCGAAGGGGAGAGGGGTTCCCGCGAAATCTGCCTGAATGGTGCCGCCGCGAGAAAGGTGCAGGTCGGTGATGTCGTCATCATAATCAGCTATGTCCAGCTGGATGACAGCGAGTTGGATGGTTTCGAGCCGAATGTAGTAATCGTCGATCAGGACAACAATATCGTCGACCCCGAGTACATCGAAAAAAGACAAACCGAATACACACATCAATGA
- a CDS encoding CAP-associated domain-containing protein has product MFGKLFFIIFVYIVSTILAPAVQSYDFKEGLNGEYATEWLEANVYPAYDMSGIHEVNSAQTQDVEVTMESEYDIQGQEVLGSEYAGDFVIEEDYGRFRMVLVNEGQVTGAYTNSDDVSIDNINIEGMDRESVRKVYGEPEDSIKKGWKRLRVDSNEYAVYDLKDRYVYFFYDLHEEDKVNGALVVMKEEVEAGEALYNHPPAEDNSRMNHLLVNATRFEYDVEPLETYDRAGVAAQGHSEDMAERNYFDHDSPDGETLKDRVEEAGVQYRMAGENIAMGHTSPIFSHHSLMNSIDHRVNTLKPAFTHLGTGTAYNDENVPYYTENYIQK; this is encoded by the coding sequence ATGTTCGGCAAACTGTTCTTCATCATTTTCGTCTATATCGTATCCACCATCCTCGCCCCGGCCGTGCAGTCCTATGATTTTAAGGAAGGCCTGAACGGGGAATACGCGACGGAATGGCTGGAAGCAAACGTATATCCGGCATATGACATGAGCGGCATACACGAAGTCAATAGTGCGCAGACGCAGGACGTTGAAGTGACCATGGAAAGTGAATATGACATCCAGGGTCAGGAAGTACTCGGAAGTGAGTATGCAGGGGATTTTGTCATCGAAGAGGACTATGGAAGATTCAGGATGGTGCTTGTCAATGAAGGGCAGGTGACAGGTGCCTATACGAACAGTGATGATGTATCAATCGACAACATAAACATTGAAGGCATGGACCGTGAGAGTGTCAGGAAGGTGTACGGGGAACCGGAGGACTCCATCAAAAAGGGATGGAAGCGGCTCAGGGTCGACAGCAATGAATATGCAGTATACGATCTGAAGGATAGATATGTCTATTTCTTCTATGATCTTCACGAAGAAGACAAGGTCAATGGGGCGCTCGTGGTGATGAAGGAGGAAGTCGAGGCGGGCGAGGCACTATACAACCATCCGCCGGCAGAGGACAATTCAAGGATGAACCATCTTCTGGTCAATGCCACCCGCTTCGAATATGATGTGGAGCCCCTCGAGACGTATGACAGGGCAGGCGTGGCGGCACAGGGCCACAGCGAGGATATGGCGGAACGCAACTACTTCGACCATGATTCGCCGGACGGGGAAACATTGAAGGACCGGGTCGAGGAGGCAGGGGTGCAGTACCGCATGGCCGGAGAGAACATCGCCATGGGACACACATCCCCGATATTCTCCCACCACAGCCTGATGAACTCCATCGACCACCGTGTGAATACGCTGAAGCCGGCATTCACCCATCTCGGTACGGGAACCGCCTATAATGATGAAAATGTGCCATATTATACAGAAAATTATATACAAAAGTAG
- the lexA gene encoding transcriptional repressor LexA, with the protein MKPLTDRQKQIYQFIKTTVHEKGYPPSVREIGNAVGLQSSSTVHGHLAKLQEKGFIKRDPTKPRAIEIITEENEQHGAVIHVPVLGKVTAGLPITAVENIDEYFPLPEHFTANHNSEIFLLNVVGDSMIETGIHDGDRVIVRKQNIAHNGDIIVAMTEEDEATVKRFYKENGYYRLQPENSSMEPIILDSVTVLGKVVGLFRSF; encoded by the coding sequence ATGAAGCCGCTAACAGATAGACAGAAGCAGATATATCAGTTTATAAAGACTACCGTTCACGAAAAGGGCTATCCGCCAAGTGTAAGGGAGATAGGCAACGCGGTCGGCCTCCAGTCCAGTTCGACCGTCCACGGACACCTTGCGAAGCTGCAGGAGAAGGGATTCATAAAGCGGGATCCGACGAAGCCGCGTGCAATTGAGATCATTACGGAGGAAAACGAGCAGCATGGTGCCGTCATCCATGTTCCGGTACTTGGTAAGGTCACTGCCGGCCTTCCGATCACAGCAGTCGAGAACATCGATGAATATTTCCCGCTTCCCGAACATTTCACGGCAAACCATAACAGTGAAATCTTCCTGCTGAATGTCGTCGGTGACAGCATGATTGAAACCGGCATACACGACGGGGACCGGGTCATCGTACGGAAGCAGAATATCGCACACAATGGGGATATCATCGTTGCAATGACGGAAGAGGATGAAGCGACGGTCAAGCGCTTCTACAAGGAAAATGGCTACTACAGGCTGCAGCCTGAAAACTCTTCCATGGAACCGATCATTCTGGATAGTGTGACCGTCCTCGGCAAGGTTGTCGGACTGTTCAGGTCCTTCTGA
- a CDS encoding DUF896 domain-containing protein, with translation MLEKEKLQRINALAAKKKAGSIKKEELEELKGLREEYLENFRSSFRKQVEHTRVVDPKGNDVTPEKLKRIQQDKNIRE, from the coding sequence ATGCTTGAAAAGGAAAAACTGCAACGAATCAATGCACTGGCTGCCAAAAAGAAGGCGGGCAGCATCAAAAAGGAAGAGCTTGAAGAACTGAAGGGGCTGCGGGAAGAGTACCTTGAAAACTTTCGATCCTCCTTCAGAAAACAGGTGGAGCACACCAGGGTGGTCGATCCAAAAGGCAATGATGTGACACCTGAAAAACTTAAACGCATTCAACAGGATAAAAATATCAGAGAATAA
- the tkt gene encoding transketolase produces the protein MTFDKTDQLAINTIRTLSIDAVEKANSGHPGLPMGAAPMAYTLWSRHLNFNPNSMAWFNRDRFVLSAGHGSMLVYSLLHLSGALEMEELKNFRQYESKTPGHPEFKHTEGVEITTGPLGQGFAMSVGMAMAEKHLAARFNRNNYNVVDHYTYVVASDGDLMEGVSHEASSLAGHLALDKLIVLYDSNDISLDGDLDKSFSEDIKKRFEGYNWHYIKVADGNDVEAIDKAIEEAKSSDKPTMIEVKTIIGYGAPNKQGKSASHGAPLGEEERKAAFEYYGFDPDETFKVDDAVYDRFSETMKQRSNGREAAWNKMLEDYRNEYPELYSALDDAINHRLKEDYDKDLPFYEAGDSKATRATSSEMIQALSGTVPTLFGGAADLASSNKTNVKDEEDFGAGNYDGRNIWFGVREFGMAAALNGMAAHGGIYPYGGTFFVFSDYMKPAIRLSALMKLPVTYVLTHDSIAVGEDGPTHEPVEQLAGLRAIPNLNTIRPGDGNEVRAAWKVAMEAEDAPTALVLTRQNVETIDVPYETVEAGVRKGGYLAFDKGDDAILFASGSEVPLAVNAAKQLDAQGVRVKVASIPNMQNFLKQDAEYIESVLNTHIENRTAIEMAASLGWHRFIGMNGKLHTIDTYGASAPGDVVIEKYGFTVERILQTVMDK, from the coding sequence ATGACATTCGACAAAACGGATCAGCTAGCAATCAATACAATCAGAACCCTTTCAATCGATGCAGTTGAAAAAGCCAATTCCGGACACCCGGGATTGCCGATGGGGGCAGCACCTATGGCGTATACGCTCTGGAGCCGTCATCTGAACTTCAACCCAAATTCCATGGCGTGGTTCAACCGCGACCGCTTCGTACTCAGTGCCGGACACGGTTCCATGCTCGTCTACAGCCTGCTTCATCTGAGTGGCGCGCTTGAAATGGAGGAACTGAAGAATTTCAGACAGTATGAATCGAAGACGCCCGGACATCCCGAGTTCAAGCATACTGAAGGCGTGGAGATCACGACCGGTCCCCTTGGACAGGGCTTTGCGATGAGCGTCGGCATGGCCATGGCTGAAAAGCATCTGGCTGCACGCTTCAACCGCAACAATTACAATGTTGTGGACCACTATACGTATGTCGTGGCAAGTGATGGCGATCTGATGGAAGGCGTTTCCCATGAGGCATCGTCCCTCGCCGGGCACCTGGCTCTCGACAAGCTTATCGTGCTGTATGATTCCAACGATATTTCACTTGATGGGGACCTGGACAAAAGTTTTTCAGAGGACATCAAGAAGCGCTTTGAAGGCTACAACTGGCACTATATAAAAGTGGCCGATGGCAATGATGTGGAAGCAATCGACAAGGCGATAGAGGAGGCGAAGTCCTCCGATAAGCCGACGATGATCGAAGTGAAGACGATCATCGGATATGGCGCTCCGAACAAGCAGGGCAAAAGTGCTTCCCACGGCGCGCCGCTTGGTGAAGAGGAACGCAAGGCAGCCTTCGAATACTATGGTTTTGATCCGGATGAGACGTTCAAAGTGGATGACGCCGTCTATGACCGCTTCAGTGAAACGATGAAGCAGAGAAGCAATGGCAGGGAAGCGGCATGGAATAAGATGCTCGAGGACTACAGGAATGAATATCCTGAACTCTACAGCGCACTCGATGATGCGATCAACCATCGTCTGAAGGAAGACTACGACAAGGATCTGCCGTTCTACGAAGCGGGCGACTCCAAGGCGACAAGGGCGACTTCAAGCGAAATGATCCAGGCGCTGTCCGGAACCGTTCCGACCCTCTTCGGCGGCGCTGCCGACCTCGCAAGCAGCAACAAGACGAACGTCAAGGATGAAGAGGACTTCGGTGCAGGAAACTATGACGGCCGCAATATCTGGTTTGGTGTCAGGGAATTCGGCATGGCCGCAGCCCTGAACGGCATGGCAGCGCATGGCGGCATCTACCCTTATGGCGGTACATTCTTCGTCTTCAGCGACTACATGAAGCCGGCCATCCGACTCAGTGCGCTGATGAAGCTGCCGGTGACATACGTGCTGACACACGACTCCATCGCAGTCGGGGAAGACGGTCCGACGCACGAGCCGGTCGAACAGCTTGCCGGACTCAGGGCGATTCCGAACTTGAACACGATCCGTCCGGGGGATGGTAATGAAGTCCGTGCCGCATGGAAAGTGGCGATGGAAGCAGAAGATGCACCAACAGCCCTCGTACTGACCCGTCAGAATGTCGAAACGATCGACGTCCCTTATGAAACGGTTGAAGCGGGTGTCAGAAAAGGTGGTTACCTTGCATTCGACAAAGGTGATGATGCGATCCTGTTCGCTTCAGGCAGTGAAGTGCCATTGGCAGTGAATGCAGCGAAGCAGCTGGATGCGCAGGGTGTCAGAGTGAAAGTCGCCTCCATCCCGAACATGCAGAATTTCCTCAAACAGGATGCAGAATATATCGAAAGCGTGCTCAATACACACATTGAAAACAGGACGGCAATTGAAATGGCCGCAAGCCTTGGCTGGCACCGTTTCATCGGCATGAACGGCAAGCTTCATACGATCGACACTTATGGTGCCAGTGCACCGGGAGACGTCGTCATCGAGAAGTACGGCTTTACTGTCGAACGCATCCTGCAGACAGTGATGGATAAATAA
- a CDS encoding YneF family protein, translated as MDTWIWILIVIVALIGGVALGFFLARKYMMDYLEKNPPINEDMLRMMMMQMGQKPSQKKINQMMTMMNRNTDSKSAKDRMKASKK; from the coding sequence TTGGATACTTGGATATGGATACTGATTGTTATAGTTGCACTCATCGGTGGCGTTGCGCTTGGATTCTTCCTCGCAAGAAAGTACATGATGGACTATCTTGAGAAGAACCCGCCGATCAATGAAGACATGCTCAGGATGATGATGATGCAGATGGGACAGAAACCTTCCCAGAAGAAAATCAATCAGATGATGACAATGATGAATCGCAATACGGATTCAAAATCAGCAAAAGATCGTATGAAAGCTTCAAAAAAATAA
- a CDS encoding glutathione ABC transporter substrate-binding protein gives MNKRYFMLFFVIVLTLALAACTDDSDVEEGADDSAGGGDGGTGDLTIAMMDDAVTLDPHGSNDSASAQVRRNIYETLVFQEVDMALAPGLAEEWEATEDDVWNFTLREGTTFHNGSEFTAEDVKATLDRVRDTAVASQVAFLFEMISEVEVVGDYEVNLHTEYPFAPLPSHLAHNTAGIMSKELIDQDYQAALDEAGVDMTADEYYEIREEGGSEYDDVADQISEHIGSVIGSEADGTNHLMFQSRAAGEETVLEKFDDFQGGERNFETVTFRVIPENGARMAELETGGIQIAGDVDSSSAVRVEEGEETELVEQESVRMSYLGFNTQKEPFDDVRVRQAISYAIDRDEIISGVYDDMGIKADGPLAPDVWGHDENLEGIEYDMERAQELLAETDVADGFETTIWVDEDPQIIDTAVYIQERLSELNIDVQVEQFEWGTYLDRTAQGDHEMFILGWTTVTADADYGLYALFHSNSHGETGNRSFYTNEEVDSLLDEGRTEPDEEARFEAYSQAQEILIEEAPAAYLFHTNFAMGVNSSQVSGADLDPVGNIRIENITFE, from the coding sequence ATGAACAAACGGTATTTTATGCTATTTTTTGTGATTGTACTCACTCTGGCACTCGCTGCCTGCACGGATGATTCCGATGTGGAAGAGGGCGCGGATGACAGTGCAGGGGGAGGCGATGGCGGTACGGGTGACCTGACCATCGCGATGATGGATGATGCGGTGACCCTGGATCCGCACGGCAGTAATGATTCCGCTTCTGCACAGGTCAGAAGGAACATTTATGAGACGCTTGTATTCCAGGAAGTGGACATGGCACTCGCGCCGGGGCTTGCCGAGGAATGGGAAGCGACCGAAGACGATGTATGGAACTTCACATTGAGGGAGGGGACGACTTTCCATAATGGTTCCGAGTTCACTGCCGAAGATGTCAAGGCGACGCTGGATCGTGTAAGGGATACGGCGGTTGCATCCCAGGTTGCTTTCCTGTTCGAGATGATTTCCGAGGTGGAGGTTGTAGGGGACTATGAAGTGAACCTGCATACCGAATATCCTTTTGCACCGCTGCCGAGCCACCTGGCACATAATACAGCCGGAATCATGAGCAAGGAGCTCATCGACCAGGACTATCAGGCTGCGCTTGATGAAGCGGGTGTGGATATGACTGCAGATGAATACTACGAAATCCGTGAAGAAGGCGGGTCCGAGTATGACGATGTGGCCGACCAGATCTCCGAGCATATCGGCTCGGTCATCGGTTCCGAAGCGGATGGAACGAACCACCTGATGTTCCAGTCCCGTGCAGCAGGGGAAGAGACTGTACTTGAGAAGTTCGATGACTTCCAGGGCGGCGAACGCAACTTCGAAACGGTGACATTCCGTGTCATCCCTGAAAATGGCGCGCGTATGGCGGAACTTGAAACAGGCGGCATCCAGATTGCTGGAGATGTCGATTCCTCAAGTGCAGTACGCGTGGAAGAAGGGGAAGAGACAGAGCTTGTAGAGCAGGAATCCGTAAGGATGTCCTACCTCGGTTTCAATACTCAAAAGGAACCGTTCGATGATGTCAGGGTCAGACAGGCGATTTCATATGCGATCGACAGGGATGAAATCATCTCCGGCGTATATGATGATATGGGCATCAAGGCCGATGGCCCGCTGGCACCAGATGTATGGGGCCATGATGAAAACCTCGAGGGCATAGAGTATGATATGGAAAGAGCACAGGAACTGCTGGCAGAAACGGATGTTGCGGACGGTTTCGAGACTACGATCTGGGTGGATGAAGATCCGCAGATCATCGATACGGCCGTGTACATCCAGGAAAGGCTTTCCGAATTGAACATTGATGTCCAGGTCGAGCAGTTCGAGTGGGGTACGTATCTCGATCGTACAGCACAGGGAGATCATGAGATGTTCATCCTCGGTTGGACGACGGTGACAGCGGATGCGGATTATGGCCTTTATGCGCTATTCCATTCAAATAGCCATGGTGAAACAGGCAACCGTTCATTCTATACGAATGAAGAAGTCGACAGTCTGCTCGATGAAGGGCGTACAGAACCTGACGAAGAGGCACGGTTCGAAGCATATAGCCAGGCACAGGAAATTCTAATCGAAGAAGCACCGGCGGCCTACCTGTTCCATACCAACTTTGCGATGGGTGTGAACTCATCACAGGTGAGTGGTGCAGACCTGGATCCAGTCGGCAACATCAGGATTGAAAATATCACATTTGAATAA